In Erigeron canadensis isolate Cc75 chromosome 1, C_canadensis_v1, whole genome shotgun sequence, a single window of DNA contains:
- the LOC122588273 gene encoding uncharacterized protein LOC122588273: protein MQLYLEEARKIISEFKKFNIEQVPRSQNKKADALSKLASLTFAHLTKEVLVEVLEEKSIVPKKEVSQIEEAECWMTPLYNFIKDGTLPEDKESARKTRMKAPMYLIMEGSLFRKSFLGPHLHCVGPLQAKELIQEVHGGTCGIHAAPRSVTTKIMRLGYFWPPYIKMPRKKLKSANHVSCMHQCPAGPGETSSPLQQHGHFTSGELI, encoded by the coding sequence ATGCAGCTTTATTTGGAGGAAGCCAGAAAGATTATTTCTGAATTCAAGAAATTCAATATAGAACAGGTTCCCAGAAGCCAAAACAAGAAGGCAGACGCCTTAAGTAAGTTGGCATCTTTAACCTTTGCCCATCTTACAAAGGAGGTGTTAGTAGAGGTGTTGGAAGAAAAATCAATAGTGCCAAAAAAGGAAGTCTCTCAAATTGAAGAAGCTGAATGTTGGATGACTCCATTGTATAACTTCATCAAAGATGGAACCCTCCCTGAAGATAAAGAAAGTGCAAGGAAAACAAGGATGAAAGCACCCATGTATCTGATCATGGAAGGATCTTTGTTTAGAAAATCCTTCCTTGGTCCCCATCTTCATTGTGTAGGTCCCTTGCAAGCGAAGGAGCTCATCCAAGAAGTGCATGGTGGAACATGTGGCATCCATGCCGCACCAAGATCAGTTACAACCAAGATCATGAGACTTGGATACTTCTGGCCACCTTATATCAAGATGCCAAGGAAGAAATTGAAAAGTGCCAATCATGTCAGTTGCATGCACCAGTGTCCAGCAGGCCCAGGCGAGACCTCATCCCCGTTACAACAGCATGGCCATTTTACAAGTGGGGAATTGATATAG
- the LOC122588294 gene encoding uncharacterized protein LOC122588294 — MGRPGGLHLFPGTLQGHARDWFTGLPERSIKDLKEKFVAHFFQQKKHQRNHLEAHLIGQRENEPLRDFMLRFTQECQRIPRLPESQQISGFTLALHPGGLQEKLTTKVPKTFKEAIDRAYDYLRSRETSTLVREMIRKDKSWAGPSGGKRPRFDVRRDGRREDYRRDIRRDEHLDRRDKRPVQFGKSVHLVDLTKSPKKILKTERVGSTFKPPPPLRSAKKNMNKYCDFHEDHGHDTNDCRELQAEIKRALDEGKLEHLVPGAKQGRKIPAKKTFAWQKAPVKKENNDDPGPAEGHVCMVHQRRDPGKRKANVLEGWAVVPISFPPVETVSSDPVIIQARLANFQVGKIYLDNGSSSDIIYEHCFNKLPQRVRDLKRPP, encoded by the coding sequence ATGGGTAGACCCGGTGGCTTGCACTTGTTCCCTGGAACATTGCAAGGGCATGCTAGAGACTGGTTTACTGGCTTACCTGAAAGAAGTATaaaagatttgaaagaaaaatttgttGCTCATTTCtttcaacaaaagaaacacCAGCGTAATCACTTAGAAGCCCACTTAATAGGACAAAGGGAGAACGAGCCACTCAGAGATTTTATGTTGAGATTCACTCAAGAATGTCAAAGGATACCTCGTCTGCCAGAAAGTCAACAGATCTCGGGCTTTACTCTTGCCTTGCATCCCGGAGGTCTCCAAGAAAAGTTGACTACAAAAGTTCCTAAGACTTTCAAGGAAGCCATTGATCGAGCCTATGATTACCTCCGTTCTAGAGAAACCTCCACGTTAGTAAGGGAGATGATAAGAAAGGATAAGTCATGGGCAGGACCCTCTGGAGGGAAAAGGCCTCGTTTTGATGTTAGACGAGATGGCCGCAGGGAGGATTACAGAAGAGATATAAGAAGGGATGAGCATCTTGATAGAAGAGATAAGAGGCCAGTTCAATTTGGCAAAAGTGTCCATCTTGTGGACTTAACAAAGTCTCCAAAAAAGATCTTAAAAACTGAGAGGGTAGGGTCAACTTTCAAACCCCCTCCCCCTCTCAGATCTGCAAAGAAGAACATGAATAAGTATTGTGATTTTCATGAGGATCATGGTCATGATACTAATGATTGCAGAGAACTCCAAGCAGAAATCAAAAGGGCTTTAGACGAAGGAAAATTGGAGCATCTTGTTCCTGGAGCCAAGCAGGGAAGGAAAATTCCTGCAAAGAAAACTTTTGCATGGCAGAAGGCACCagtcaaaaaagaaaacaatgacGATCCAGGTCCAGCAGAAGGACATGTTTGCATGGTACACCAAAGAAGAGATCCAGGGAAGCGTAAAGCAAATGTATTGGAAGGTTGGGCGGTGGTGCCAATTTCCTTCCCACCTGTTGAAACGGTATCCTCAGACCCTGTCATCATACAAGCTCGCCTCGCAAACTTTCAGGTTggaaaaatatatttagataatgggAGCTCTTCAGACATTATCTATGAACATTGCTTTAATAAACTCCCCCAAAGAGTTAGAGACCTCAAGCGCCCGCCTTAG